The segment GGTTCCCTGGCGCTGCCCCGCGAGGAACGCGACCACGCTCTGGTGGACCAGCGACTCGTTGAAGTCGCGCTCGAAGCACACGGGCGACAACTCCACGCTGGCACCGGTATCGGCTGTCGTTACTTGCATTGTCTTCAACCCTTCGCCTTGACGGCCGGACGAATCATCACGTCAGTGCTGGGCGCACCCGGCACCGCGCCCTGGATCAGCACGAGGCTGCGATCCGCATCCACCCGAACAACCTTCAGGTTCTGGATCGTCTTGCGCTCGGCGCCCATGTGGCCCGCCATCTTCTTGCCCTTGAACACACGACCCGGGCTCTGGTTCTGCCCGATCGAACCCGGGGCGCGGTGCGCCAGCGAGTTACCGTGGGTCGCGTCTTGCGTGCGGAAGTTATGACGCTTGACCGCACCCTGGAAACCCTTGCCCTTGCTCTGAGAGGTCACGTCAACGACCTGACCTTCCTCAAAGCGATCGACCGTGATGGCGTCACCCGGGGCCAGGCCCTCGAGCTCATCCGCTTCAACACGGAATTCCCAGAGACCGCGCCCAGGCTCGACCGAGGCCGCCGCATAGTGCCCCGCTTCGGGCTTGCTGACCCGGGACGCCTTGCGTGCGCCGGCCGTCACCTGGACCGCGTTGTAGCCGTCGCCTTCGCTGCGCTTGATCTGGACCACGCGATTGTTGTCCACCTGCAGCACAGTCACCGGCACGGAGACGCCGTCGTCAGTGAAGACGCGGCTCATGCCTAGTTTGCGACCGATGAGTCCAATGGCCATTGCAAAACCCCTTCCGTATCGAACGGCGCTGGCAAGCGCCCTAAAGCCGTGGCCCGGCGAACAATCCCGCCGGGCCACGGAAAGCCCAATAGTATGGCAGAAAGTTACGAGTTAGTTAAGTCGAATCTGAACATTCACGCCGGCGGCGAGATC is part of the Thioalkalivibrio sp. K90mix genome and harbors:
- the rplC gene encoding 50S ribosomal protein L3, which gives rise to MAIGLIGRKLGMSRVFTDDGVSVPVTVLQVDNNRVVQIKRSEGDGYNAVQVTAGARKASRVSKPEAGHYAAASVEPGRGLWEFRVEADELEGLAPGDAITVDRFEEGQVVDVTSQSKGKGFQGAVKRHNFRTQDATHGNSLAHRAPGSIGQNQSPGRVFKGKKMAGHMGAERKTIQNLKVVRVDADRSLVLIQGAVPGAPSTDVMIRPAVKAKG